The DNA segment CAATACCTTGATGTAAAATAGTGAGGCCTAACAAACGGTGGCATCGTTTGTTAGGCACTCCTTACCGCCCATTAAAAACAGCACAGACTTCCATTCCGGTAAGCTTGCTGTACGGTCGTAAATAGTATAATTCTACGCCTTATCTCTTTAAGGAATTAACAATTCGTTCAAGAACCTTTTTCCGATCCAGCGGTTTGACAATATAGTTCTTTGCCCCAAGCATTAGGGATTGTTTTACTAAATCTTGTTTACCGAGGGCGCTAATCATGACAACGGTAGCCTCTTTATCAAAATCTATAATCTTCTCTAATGCAGTAACACCGTCCATTTTCGGCATTGTTATATCCATAGTAACAAGATCTACGTTAGGGTGAAGCTCTTTATACTTTTCGACCCCCTCTTCACCGTTAACTGCAACACCAATAATTTCAAAGCCTTCAGACGTTAGTATTTGCTGAATTTGTTTAGTAACAAACATCGAATCATCGACAACCAATACTCGGTACGGAGTACCGTCGAGTTTCACCCCTTCTGCTTGCCGCTCGTTAATGTTTGGAAAATCACCCTTTGTTCTCATGGTCGCTCAATCTCCCCTACCGTTCTCTGACGGCCACATTAATTTCGATTTTTCCGTACTCCGTTTCCATTGGAACAATAAGTGCTTCTACCCGTTGATCGGAGATCTCCATATTCTCACCGGTAAACAGGGCCGGCGGTGTTAGGTCAAAGGTAAAGCCGAGATTATGCAGCTTTGTTACCGCCTGCCCGGTAATCATATTGGCTAGTTCGGTGATAGTTGCTTTACCCATATCATTGAAGGTTTCAATGGTTTCCATTCCCATAGATCCCAACATTGCGTTGGTAACATTCAGTGCGGTTTTACCGGTCATGTCAAACAGAACCCTACCTTCTACATCTCCGGCTAAGCCCACAATAGCAGCAACCCCAAGGACAGACATTGAGGTAGATTTTAAATACAATTCACCGCGTTTCACCTCTGTATTGAGCACCTCCGTAAGGACACTATATGCTGCTTCAACAAAGGGGTTGATATACTCAACTCTCATGGTACGTAACTCCTAATCGTTATAATACGGATATTCAGCCCTTTCGAGCGAAACCCAATTGACTACCTTCCTGTCGGAACCAACCACTTTCCTTGGGTGGCTTCTCATTTTTCCCCAAACAAAGTACACCGTTTCCCTTCACCCTATCATTTATTTCTTCGAAGATTCTTGCTAAAGCCTCGGGTTTTATAAATGAAAACAGATCCCGCGCCATGATAACCTGTATCGGCGGCATACTATGTGTGTTATTTATATCATGATATTCAAACAATATGGAATCCTTAATCTTCTGATTAAAGGAAAGCCCGTTTTTACCCGAGGTCATGAACTCACGGCACCAACTCGGCACCTC comes from the Spirochaeta lutea genome and includes:
- a CDS encoding response regulator; translated protein: MRTKGDFPNINERQAEGVKLDGTPYRVLVVDDSMFVTKQIQQILTSEGFEIIGVAVNGEEGVEKYKELHPNVDLVTMDITMPKMDGVTALEKIIDFDKEATVVMISALGKQDLVKQSLMLGAKNYIVKPLDRKKVLERIVNSLKR
- a CDS encoding chemotaxis protein CheX, which produces MRVEYINPFVEAAYSVLTEVLNTEVKRGELYLKSTSMSVLGVAAIVGLAGDVEGRVLFDMTGKTALNVTNAMLGSMGMETIETFNDMGKATITELANMITGQAVTKLHNLGFTFDLTPPALFTGENMEISDQRVEALIVPMETEYGKIEINVAVRER